The following coding sequences are from one Leptospira stimsonii window:
- a CDS encoding 3-deoxy-D-manno-octulosonic acid transferase — MIFLYQILTIFLRVFIVPLAYLFPSGRIFFQKRNEDRERILSKPFETNAKKVIWLHAASVGELDQCHALASEFRKKEPSTFLLQSVFSESVRDSQLEAFPADETFRLPIDTPFGYDWIFKHFQPKVLVLMAWDTWPNLILSAKKFGTKVVLGSAVIGSRKNGFLGMLTKAVFRNLSGVYPSHESFYEAFRSLVPDRIPVKVLGDTRFDTVLKKIEDTKKEFVRPKNYPYSKIILFASTYEPCEELLVSFYKLAKEKQPDLLNEFAFWIFPHKTSPERITSIEHRLQDAKMEYETWTSTPYEKMNAQTIVFDVLGILAFAYQAVDFAYVGGAIHNRVHNVLEPATFGLPLMTGKKISNSPEAMILKNTGGLFVVSEPEDILRIVNFPSTEIAKIRKHNSDFVKQGRGAAKRLFEEISKL, encoded by the coding sequence ATGATTTTTCTCTACCAAATCCTGACGATCTTTCTTCGAGTCTTTATCGTCCCTCTTGCCTATCTATTTCCTTCGGGAAGAATTTTTTTTCAAAAGCGAAACGAGGATCGAGAGAGAATTCTTTCAAAACCGTTTGAAACGAACGCAAAAAAAGTGATCTGGCTACACGCCGCTTCCGTGGGAGAATTGGATCAGTGCCACGCTCTGGCATCGGAGTTTCGCAAAAAAGAACCTTCGACTTTTTTGCTTCAGTCCGTTTTTTCAGAGAGCGTTCGAGATTCTCAACTCGAAGCCTTTCCCGCGGATGAAACCTTTCGTCTTCCGATCGACACTCCTTTCGGTTACGACTGGATTTTCAAACACTTTCAGCCGAAGGTTCTTGTACTGATGGCATGGGACACTTGGCCGAATCTCATTCTTTCCGCAAAAAAATTCGGAACGAAGGTCGTCTTGGGTTCTGCGGTCATAGGAAGTCGAAAGAATGGTTTTTTGGGAATGTTGACAAAGGCGGTATTTCGGAACCTAAGCGGCGTTTATCCTTCTCACGAAAGTTTTTACGAGGCCTTTCGCTCCCTTGTTCCGGATAGAATTCCCGTAAAAGTTTTAGGCGATACCCGGTTCGATACGGTTCTAAAAAAAATCGAGGATACAAAAAAGGAATTTGTAAGACCTAAAAATTATCCATATTCGAAAATCATACTATTTGCATCCACTTACGAACCTTGCGAGGAACTCCTCGTATCCTTCTACAAACTCGCGAAGGAAAAACAACCGGATTTGTTAAACGAATTCGCATTTTGGATTTTTCCGCACAAAACTTCTCCCGAAAGGATCACTTCGATAGAACATCGTTTGCAAGACGCAAAGATGGAATACGAGACTTGGACCTCCACTCCGTATGAAAAGATGAACGCTCAGACGATCGTCTTCGACGTTTTGGGAATTCTCGCCTTCGCTTACCAAGCTGTGGACTTTGCCTATGTGGGTGGAGCGATCCACAACCGGGTTCATAACGTTTTAGAACCGGCGACGTTCGGCCTTCCTCTGATGACCGGGAAAAAAATTTCCAATTCCCCAGAGGCAATGATCTTAAAAAATACTGGAGGTTTATTTGTCGTATCAGAGCCCGAGGATATATTAAGAATTGTGAATTTTCCTTCGACTGAGATCGCAAAGATCAGAAAACACAATTCGGATTTCGTAAAACAAGGGCGAGGCGCGGCGAAAAGACTATTTGAAGAGATTTCTAAGTTGTAG
- a CDS encoding retropepsin-like aspartic protease — protein MYQKIDLRFFLTFFLFAFLSCSLLPSKTQVTAVSGGIEIILPFFEKQGFRFIQLSLSPEEKPLRFLVDTGSRFSFLDEKFFTEQDSKRRIAVTYPGGKDDSYRKVRTVQLFSQSHSIFKNLTVHSHTFSGNLELDGIIGMDALYEKILILEYPTQIRFLEGAGGEITEAMLSPFPGLAQNTEPLRFFSGHPVLEIEYGTQDKALLLMDTGADLSLLELPNVIPGFVEETSSSRPVQILNFQGKVLNVRTRFVRKLCILMTSNCVNDLEILPSGLPVDFAGVSTGVRIQGILGVNWLNEHRILLDMKRSLIGIVGKDGGK, from the coding sequence ATGTATCAAAAAATTGATCTGAGGTTTTTCCTTACTTTTTTTCTTTTTGCATTTTTATCCTGTTCCCTTCTTCCCTCGAAAACACAGGTCACTGCCGTTTCCGGGGGAATCGAAATCATTCTTCCCTTTTTTGAAAAACAAGGTTTTCGTTTTATCCAGCTTTCCTTAAGTCCCGAGGAAAAGCCGCTTCGGTTTTTAGTGGATACCGGTTCTCGATTCTCCTTTTTGGATGAGAAGTTTTTCACTGAACAGGATTCCAAACGAAGAATCGCGGTGACCTATCCCGGAGGAAAAGACGATTCTTATCGAAAAGTGAGAACCGTTCAGCTTTTCTCTCAATCTCATTCCATCTTTAAGAATCTTACCGTCCATTCTCATACCTTTTCCGGGAATCTCGAACTCGACGGAATCATCGGGATGGATGCGCTCTATGAGAAAATTCTAATCTTAGAATATCCGACTCAGATCCGTTTTTTAGAAGGCGCCGGCGGAGAAATTACCGAGGCCATGCTTTCTCCCTTTCCCGGTTTGGCTCAGAATACGGAACCGCTCCGATTTTTTTCCGGACATCCGGTTTTAGAAATCGAATATGGAACCCAAGACAAAGCGCTCCTTCTCATGGACACGGGCGCGGACTTGAGTCTTTTGGAATTGCCAAATGTGATTCCCGGTTTTGTGGAAGAAACTTCCTCGAGTCGTCCCGTTCAGATTCTCAACTTCCAAGGAAAGGTTTTGAACGTGAGAACACGTTTTGTTCGTAAACTTTGTATTCTCATGACGTCCAATTGTGTAAACGATCTCGAAATTCTACCTTCGGGGCTTCCGGTCGATTTCGCCGGAGTTTCGACCGGAGTTCGGATTCAGGGAATTCTCGGCGTAAACTGGTTGAACGAGCATAGAATTCTCTTGGACATGAAACGGAGTCTTATAGGTATAGTAGGGAAAGACGGCGGGAAGTAA
- a CDS encoding YggS family pyridoxal phosphate-dependent enzyme: MGIRERYLQIQEELASLRPEKPPTLIAVSKFQPLQAVTEAVNAGVIHFGENRIQEGLEKFEEWLKPKESPLVLHHIGPVQSGTLRKLFLGYSYAHGVGSLGTLEELLSRAQKEQKKIRYFLQVNLTNEESKHGFDKKELLEILTKKENLSNEFCILEGMMTMGPSDGEPNQTRDVFRELAKIRNEYYPEGKLSMGMSGDYRIAIEEGSDFVRIGSAIFGERN; encoded by the coding sequence ATGGGGATTCGAGAACGTTATCTTCAAATTCAAGAAGAACTCGCAAGTCTAAGGCCGGAAAAACCGCCCACACTCATCGCGGTTTCCAAGTTCCAACCTTTGCAAGCCGTAACGGAAGCCGTAAACGCAGGAGTCATTCATTTCGGAGAAAATCGAATCCAAGAAGGTTTGGAAAAATTCGAAGAGTGGTTAAAGCCGAAAGAGTCTCCTTTGGTCTTGCATCATATCGGGCCGGTGCAGAGCGGGACCCTTCGAAAACTATTCTTAGGTTATTCGTATGCGCACGGAGTCGGTAGTCTTGGAACCTTGGAAGAACTTTTGAGCCGCGCGCAAAAAGAACAAAAGAAAATACGATACTTCTTACAAGTCAATCTCACGAACGAAGAAAGCAAACATGGGTTCGACAAAAAAGAACTGCTCGAAATTCTTACAAAAAAAGAAAATCTTTCCAACGAGTTTTGTATTCTCGAAGGAATGATGACGATGGGACCCTCGGACGGAGAACCGAATCAAACGAGAGACGTTTTTCGAGAACTCGCCAAGATCCGAAACGAATATTATCCCGAAGGAAAATTATCCATGGGAATGTCCGGAGATTACAGGATTGCAATCGAAGAAGGAAGCGACTTTGTAAGAATCGGAAGCGCCATTTTTGGGGAAAGGAATTGA
- a CDS encoding sensor domain-containing diguanylate cyclase has translation MISKENDPLMIEYLEKKIYDQKQLLEISKALNSTLDYKYLMDAILNICLAQLQTLQAAIYVSPEADSDFFELDPSYKGFDLSENEKSFRIKTDAALIQFLETRMKAMTVNQIEESMGRSVTEIDFLRGIGADLIIPLNAKGKVNGLLVLGEKMTMNEVQEEDRDFLTTLSTLAGIAVENSRLYELATVDMMTGLKVHHYFQTKLKEEMDRCRKKKSHLTLLFTDVDNFKKFNDTHGHQAGDQVLIEVARQLIRNAGKHDTPARYGGEEFCLVMPGADLERGYEMGEKIRAAVEASSVKNPNGGPDLKVTLSVGVSEFWPKDKNNRDLIERADKALYMAKHSGKNQTICYKET, from the coding sequence TTGATCAGTAAAGAAAATGATCCCTTGATGATAGAATATCTGGAAAAGAAAATCTATGATCAGAAGCAATTATTAGAAATCAGCAAAGCTCTCAATTCTACATTAGATTATAAATATCTAATGGATGCAATTCTAAATATTTGTCTCGCGCAGTTGCAAACCTTACAGGCCGCCATTTATGTCAGCCCGGAAGCGGATTCCGATTTTTTTGAATTGGATCCGAGTTACAAAGGTTTTGATCTTTCGGAAAACGAAAAATCATTCCGTATCAAAACGGACGCGGCCCTCATTCAGTTTTTAGAAACCAGAATGAAAGCGATGACTGTAAATCAGATTGAAGAGAGCATGGGCCGATCCGTAACCGAAATCGATTTCCTTCGTGGAATCGGAGCCGACCTCATCATACCTTTGAACGCAAAGGGAAAGGTGAACGGTCTTCTCGTTCTCGGAGAAAAGATGACCATGAACGAGGTTCAGGAAGAGGACCGAGATTTTTTAACGACTCTTTCGACTCTTGCGGGAATCGCAGTCGAGAACTCTCGTCTTTATGAACTCGCGACCGTGGACATGATGACCGGTCTCAAAGTGCATCATTACTTCCAGACAAAACTCAAGGAAGAGATGGATCGTTGTCGAAAAAAGAAGTCACACCTGACTCTTCTTTTTACGGACGTGGACAACTTTAAAAAGTTCAATGATACGCACGGTCACCAGGCGGGAGATCAGGTCCTCATCGAAGTCGCTCGACAATTGATTCGAAACGCGGGCAAACACGACACTCCGGCTCGTTACGGCGGGGAAGAATTTTGCCTCGTCATGCCGGGCGCGGATCTGGAAAGAGGATATGAGATGGGAGAAAAAATTCGCGCGGCTGTGGAAGCCAGTAGCGTGAAGAATCCGAACGGCGGTCCCGATCTCAAAGTCACTCTTTCCGTGGGAGTTTCCGAGTTTTGGCCAAAGGACAAAAATAATCGGGATCTGATTGAAAGAGCGGATAAGGCCCTTTATATGGCGAAACATTCCGGAAAAAATCAGACCATTTGTTATAAAGAAACGTAA
- the proC gene encoding pyrroline-5-carboxylate reductase: MLSRRKIIHGNVRRLQDCNRRRKRLCKNRKRHFWGKELIMKHTIGIAGCGNMGGAIYLSLKKRYPTQVLGYDPYMTSNKKIELVSTWEEFSSKSDLIVVCVKPGKVAELLKQVASTKSVISVAAGISTQTIRNSLPSGSKVVRIMPNLPLLVGEGAIGYYGDSELYETVEEIFQSLGHSVALSSESHLDAVTGLSGSGPAYVFKFIQALAEGGVQSGLAYQEALDLSIQTVLGSAELLRKERKKDPGTHPEVWKNKVTSPGGTTIAGLAELEKHGFSHAILEAVQAASKRSKELGN; encoded by the coding sequence ATATTATCCCGAAGGAAAATTATCCATGGGAATGTCCGGAGATTACAGGATTGCAATCGAAGAAGGAAGCGACTTTGTAAGAATCGGAAGCGCCATTTTTGGGGAAAGGAATTGATCATGAAACATACGATTGGAATCGCCGGTTGTGGAAATATGGGAGGAGCGATCTATCTTTCGCTCAAGAAACGTTATCCGACACAGGTCCTTGGATACGATCCATACATGACCTCGAACAAAAAGATCGAACTCGTCTCTACCTGGGAAGAATTCTCGTCCAAATCGGATCTTATCGTCGTCTGCGTAAAACCGGGAAAGGTCGCCGAACTTCTCAAACAAGTAGCATCGACTAAGTCCGTGATCTCCGTCGCCGCGGGAATCAGCACACAGACGATTCGGAATTCTCTTCCTTCCGGATCCAAGGTCGTTCGGATCATGCCGAATCTTCCCTTACTCGTCGGAGAAGGTGCGATCGGATACTACGGAGATTCCGAACTCTACGAAACGGTCGAAGAAATCTTTCAGTCCCTCGGACATTCGGTAGCCTTGAGTTCCGAGTCTCATTTGGACGCAGTCACGGGGCTTTCCGGTTCCGGTCCGGCGTATGTGTTTAAATTCATCCAGGCTCTCGCAGAAGGCGGGGTGCAGTCCGGACTTGCCTACCAAGAGGCCTTGGACTTGAGCATACAAACCGTCCTCGGGTCTGCAGAACTTCTGAGAAAAGAAAGAAAAAAGGATCCGGGCACGCATCCGGAAGTTTGGAAGAATAAAGTGACTTCACCCGGAGGAACCACGATCGCCGGACTTGCAGAACTCGAAAAACACGGGTTTAGCCATGCGATCTTAGAAGCCGTCCAAGCGGCGAGCAAACGATCAAAAGAACTCGGAAATTAA
- a CDS encoding dehalogenase, translated as MSGVLFAFDLMDTLIKDPFHSALYKILPSESREKFIQGRERNAFIEFEKGHIEEEEFFERFYLPEFRNSDLPDPRKIKELMFQKIRLIDESVGIVKLLKANGNKLVLASNYSIWYKELEKFPEMQEVFSQFDQLYFSCELGTRKPAEEYFQWIQTDYPGMRYVLIDDNATNVEAAGYVGWDTFRFSSKNPSELGEFFKTQYPNYL; from the coding sequence ATGAGCGGAGTTCTGTTTGCTTTTGATCTGATGGATACCTTGATCAAGGATCCCTTTCATTCTGCACTTTATAAAATACTTCCCAGCGAATCGAGAGAAAAATTCATTCAGGGAAGAGAAAGAAACGCCTTTATCGAATTCGAGAAGGGCCATATCGAAGAGGAGGAATTTTTCGAAAGATTCTACCTTCCCGAATTTAGAAATTCCGATCTTCCGGATCCTCGTAAAATCAAGGAACTGATGTTTCAAAAAATCCGTCTGATCGACGAGAGCGTCGGGATCGTCAAACTCCTAAAGGCGAACGGAAACAAACTCGTGCTTGCGAGTAATTATTCGATCTGGTATAAGGAACTCGAAAAATTTCCGGAGATGCAGGAAGTTTTTTCCCAATTCGATCAACTCTATTTTTCGTGTGAACTCGGGACCCGCAAGCCGGCAGAAGAATACTTTCAGTGGATTCAGACCGATTATCCCGGAATGCGTTATGTTCTGATCGATGACAACGCGACTAACGTGGAAGCCGCGGGTTATGTAGGTTGGGATACGTTTCGTTTTAGTTCGAAGAATCCTTCGGAACTGGGAGAATTTTTTAAAACCCAGTACCCCAATTATCTTTGA
- a CDS encoding sodium-translocating pyrophosphatase has product MNSVTIIIAMSILAIVTAVVYTFKVIGIKVGAPGSNDKETQKLIEISSAISEGAMAFLVREYKVISVFIAFMAVLIVLLLDNPGSEGFNDGIHTAIAFVSGAVISCLCGFIGMKIATAGNVRTAEAAKTSLSKAFRVAFDSGAVMGFGLVGLAILGMIVLFLIFTGMHPGVEKHFLMESLAGFGLGGSAVALFGRVGGGIYTKAADVGADLVGKVEKGIPEDDPRNPATIADNVGDNVGDVAGMGADLFGSCAEATCAALVIGATASALSGSVDALLYPLLISAFGIPASLLTSFLARVKEGGNVETTLKIQLWVSTILVAIIMYFVTNTFMVDSFEIAGKTITKWDVYISMLVGLFSGMFIGIITEYYTSHSYKPVREVAEASNTGAATNIIYGLALGYHSSVIPVILLVITIVTANILAGMYGIAIAALGMISTIAIGLTIDAYGPVSDNAGGIAEMAELGKEVRDRTDNLDAAGNTTAAIGKGFAIGSAALTSLALFAAFITRTQTTSLEILNPEVFGGLMFGAMLPFLFTAMTMKSVGKAAVDMVEEVRKQFREIPGIMEGKNKPDYKRCVDISTTAALREMILPGLLVLLTPIVVGYLFGVKSLAGVLAGALVAGVVLAISAANSGGGWDNAKKYIEKKAGGKGSDQHKAAVVGDTVGDPFKDTSGPSINILIKLMAITSLVFAEFFVQHGGLVLRLFH; this is encoded by the coding sequence ATGAATTCAGTTACGATTATTATCGCCATGTCTATTTTGGCGATCGTTACTGCAGTAGTCTACACCTTCAAAGTGATCGGCATTAAAGTCGGCGCTCCGGGTAGTAACGATAAAGAGACTCAAAAACTCATAGAAATATCCTCCGCCATCTCCGAAGGGGCAATGGCCTTCCTGGTTCGGGAATACAAGGTTATTTCCGTTTTCATCGCCTTTATGGCGGTCCTGATCGTTCTCCTTTTGGACAATCCGGGTTCGGAAGGGTTTAATGACGGGATTCACACCGCGATCGCTTTCGTTTCCGGTGCCGTGATTTCCTGTCTCTGCGGATTTATCGGGATGAAGATTGCAACCGCTGGAAACGTAAGAACCGCAGAAGCCGCAAAAACTTCTCTTTCAAAAGCGTTTCGAGTTGCTTTCGATTCCGGTGCTGTGATGGGATTCGGTCTCGTGGGTCTTGCGATCCTCGGGATGATCGTCCTCTTCCTTATTTTTACGGGAATGCATCCCGGAGTGGAAAAACACTTCCTCATGGAATCTCTGGCAGGCTTCGGTCTGGGTGGTTCGGCTGTGGCTCTTTTCGGAAGAGTGGGGGGAGGAATTTACACAAAGGCCGCCGACGTAGGAGCGGACTTGGTGGGAAAGGTAGAAAAGGGAATTCCGGAAGATGATCCGAGAAACCCGGCTACGATTGCGGATAACGTGGGTGACAACGTGGGTGACGTTGCCGGAATGGGAGCCGATCTTTTCGGATCTTGTGCGGAAGCGACTTGTGCCGCCCTTGTGATCGGAGCGACGGCATCGGCTCTTTCCGGTTCCGTGGATGCGCTTTTGTATCCTCTTCTGATCTCCGCTTTTGGAATCCCGGCTTCTCTTTTGACGAGTTTCCTCGCAAGAGTGAAAGAAGGCGGAAATGTGGAAACCACTCTGAAAATTCAGCTCTGGGTATCCACGATTCTCGTAGCGATCATCATGTATTTCGTAACCAACACCTTTATGGTGGATTCTTTTGAAATCGCGGGAAAGACGATCACAAAGTGGGATGTTTATATTTCCATGCTCGTCGGTCTTTTTTCGGGAATGTTCATAGGAATCATAACCGAGTATTATACTTCTCATTCTTACAAACCGGTGAGAGAAGTCGCGGAAGCGTCTAACACCGGTGCGGCGACCAACATCATCTACGGACTCGCGCTCGGATATCATTCTTCCGTGATTCCCGTGATTCTTCTTGTGATCACCATCGTAACGGCGAACATTCTCGCTGGGATGTATGGAATCGCGATCGCGGCTCTGGGGATGATTTCTACCATCGCGATCGGCCTAACGATCGACGCTTACGGTCCTGTTTCGGATAACGCGGGTGGAATCGCAGAGATGGCGGAGCTTGGAAAAGAAGTTCGTGATAGAACCGACAATTTGGATGCGGCAGGAAATACCACTGCGGCGATCGGAAAAGGGTTTGCGATCGGTTCAGCGGCCTTGACGTCTCTGGCACTGTTTGCGGCGTTTATCACAAGAACGCAGACGACAAGCCTCGAAATTCTAAACCCGGAAGTATTCGGGGGTTTGATGTTCGGAGCGATGTTGCCTTTCCTTTTCACCGCAATGACGATGAAGTCGGTTGGGAAAGCGGCCGTGGATATGGTGGAAGAAGTTCGAAAACAGTTCCGTGAAATTCCGGGAATTATGGAAGGAAAGAACAAACCGGATTACAAACGTTGTGTGGACATCTCCACGACTGCGGCTCTCAGAGAAATGATTCTTCCGGGATTACTCGTTCTTTTGACTCCGATCGTAGTAGGTTATCTTTTCGGAGTGAAGTCACTCGCAGGAGTTCTTGCGGGTGCGCTCGTTGCCGGTGTGGTTCTCGCGATCTCCGCGGCGAACTCAGGCGGCGGATGGGACAACGCAAAGAAATACATCGAGAAAAAAGCCGGTGGAAAGGGTTCCGACCAACACAAGGCGGCCGTAGTCGGTGATACCGTTGGAGATCCTTTCAAAGATACGTCCGGACCATCGATCAATATTCTTATCAAGTTGATGGCGATCACAAGCCTCGTCTTTGCCGAATTTTTTGTTCAGCACGGCGGATTGGTTCTGAGATTGTTTCATTAG
- a CDS encoding DUF1564 domain-containing protein, giving the protein MDILLLSSQKKILSALNEGEVGTDSLLIPLRYWNRLDVAQRKALSKKLPFLLIRFTKYVASLDRLHGRGGKIKYNWGAGDMKKMTIHVHSGVWAVLGALAAAHGVSRCFLFNYLLWLEDVGVGDSIVETMNRGVPQFHSVYRMIWTLDLRKNQISRALHFAPDPITTESIPDPFP; this is encoded by the coding sequence ATGGACATCCTCTTGCTTTCTTCCCAAAAAAAGATTCTTTCCGCTCTGAATGAAGGTGAAGTCGGAACGGATTCTCTTTTGATTCCGCTCCGTTACTGGAACCGTTTAGACGTGGCTCAGAGGAAGGCTCTTTCTAAGAAGCTCCCTTTTCTTTTGATTCGATTTACGAAGTACGTTGCTTCCCTGGATCGTCTTCATGGGAGAGGTGGTAAGATCAAATACAACTGGGGAGCCGGAGATATGAAGAAGATGACGATCCATGTACATTCGGGAGTTTGGGCGGTCTTGGGGGCTTTGGCGGCGGCACACGGAGTTTCGAGGTGTTTTCTCTTTAACTATCTCTTGTGGTTGGAAGACGTCGGCGTCGGGGATTCTATCGTTGAAACCATGAACCGAGGAGTTCCTCAGTTCCATTCCGTTTACAGGATGATCTGGACTTTAGATCTACGGAAAAACCAAATCTCCCGTGCCTTGCACTTCGCACCGGACCCGATTACAACTGAATCCATCCCCGACCCCTTTCCCTAA
- the mnmA gene encoding tRNA 2-thiouridine(34) synthase MnmA: MSKGKIIVAMSGGVDSAVTAGLLMEEGYEVIGVNLRTWEYEAPACDTTKKSCCSPEDIRDARDVGLSLKIPFYVVKMEKVFQEKVIDRFIDDYQHGKTPNPCVECNTFVKFGALFEKAKALGIDKIATGHYARIAQNGDRYAIANGLDMGKNQAYYLYGLSQENLKNVIFPLGEMTKPEVREIARRMGLPVAEKAESQEICFIPENDYRKFLEKKNVEFTPGFFKLRDGRIIGKHKGRENFTIGQRKGLGIAWKNPLYVIAIEDDGSVILGEENETYTGSFSVIDYNYQGLAPLEEGESLECRVQVRYRHSPIRCKITKRGEDLVVEPLEDVRGVTPGQSAVFYPVDSDYLLLGGIIRKGSIEMQIRETAPAVALQN, encoded by the coding sequence ATGAGCAAGGGTAAAATCATAGTAGCCATGAGCGGCGGAGTGGACAGCGCCGTAACCGCGGGACTTCTGATGGAAGAAGGCTACGAAGTCATCGGGGTCAATCTCCGAACCTGGGAATACGAAGCGCCGGCTTGCGACACCACTAAAAAATCCTGTTGTTCTCCCGAAGACATTCGGGACGCGAGAGACGTTGGTCTTTCGCTCAAAATTCCGTTCTACGTCGTGAAGATGGAAAAGGTCTTTCAAGAGAAAGTCATCGATCGTTTTATAGACGACTATCAACACGGAAAAACTCCGAACCCTTGTGTGGAATGTAATACCTTCGTCAAGTTCGGCGCGCTCTTTGAAAAAGCAAAAGCCCTTGGAATCGACAAGATCGCAACGGGCCACTACGCTCGGATCGCACAGAACGGAGATCGTTACGCGATCGCAAACGGTCTGGACATGGGCAAAAATCAGGCTTACTATTTATACGGACTCTCTCAGGAGAATCTCAAAAACGTAATCTTTCCTTTGGGTGAAATGACAAAGCCCGAAGTCAGAGAAATCGCAAGAAGAATGGGACTTCCCGTCGCCGAGAAAGCGGAGTCGCAAGAGATTTGTTTTATCCCCGAGAACGATTATAGAAAATTCTTAGAAAAGAAAAACGTGGAATTTACTCCCGGTTTTTTCAAACTCAGGGACGGAAGAATCATCGGCAAACACAAGGGAAGAGAAAACTTTACGATCGGTCAGAGAAAGGGACTCGGGATCGCATGGAAAAATCCGTTGTATGTCATCGCGATCGAAGACGACGGTTCCGTAATCTTAGGAGAAGAGAATGAAACCTATACGGGTTCCTTCTCCGTGATCGATTACAACTACCAAGGTTTGGCTCCTTTGGAAGAAGGAGAATCCTTGGAATGCAGAGTGCAGGTCCGTTACAGACATTCTCCGATCCGTTGTAAGATCACAAAGCGTGGAGAGGATCTCGTGGTCGAACCTCTCGAAGACGTAAGAGGTGTAACACCGGGACAATCTGCCGTTTTTTATCCGGTCGATTCCGACTATCTCTTGTTAGGTGGAATCATCCGCAAGGGAAGTATCGAAATGCAGATACGAGAAACCGCTCCGGCAGTTGCCCTTCAGAATTAA
- a CDS encoding flagellar filament outer layer protein FlaA, whose translation MISILSGSFTGLPSAPVKREEDEISRVLILEKVLSEWRQYNLFLVDSFDGERPWEIYRGVSFLNEIRFQAQIPSHGAFSKEREFYPTLAPANDYRSMMVQTFFENPKHAHLEIRPKEKIRLPIGAPTRIFFWMYASSQNAKIELVLHQYRSKEIVIELSDLSFDGWKRIEKKLEIPARNTRLNSSLRYPFEIAAIRLIPGPFQKKGEFVFYIDRMGILIDTRDEAYPGAEIKDNWGTGF comes from the coding sequence CTGATCTCGATTCTTTCCGGAAGTTTCACGGGTCTTCCTTCGGCGCCCGTAAAAAGAGAAGAAGATGAAATCAGTCGGGTTCTGATCTTGGAAAAGGTACTTTCCGAGTGGAGGCAATACAATCTTTTTCTTGTGGATTCTTTTGACGGGGAAAGGCCCTGGGAAATTTATCGAGGCGTTTCTTTTTTAAACGAGATTCGGTTCCAAGCGCAGATTCCTTCCCACGGAGCTTTTTCGAAAGAAAGAGAATTCTATCCGACACTGGCTCCGGCGAACGATTATCGTTCGATGATGGTCCAGACCTTTTTTGAAAATCCAAAACACGCTCATTTGGAGATTCGTCCAAAGGAAAAGATCCGTCTTCCGATCGGCGCTCCGACTCGGATCTTTTTTTGGATGTACGCTTCTTCCCAAAATGCAAAGATAGAATTGGTTCTCCATCAATACAGGTCCAAAGAAATCGTGATCGAACTGAGCGATCTGAGTTTTGACGGTTGGAAAAGAATCGAGAAGAAGCTGGAGATTCCCGCAAGGAACACAAGACTCAATTCCAGTCTCCGTTATCCCTTCGAGATCGCGGCGATTCGATTGATACCTGGACCGTTTCAAAAAAAGGGAGAATTCGTCTTTTACATCGATCGGATGGGAATTCTCATCGATACCAGAGACGAGGCGTATCCGGGAGCGGAGATCAAAGATAATTGGGGTACTGGGTTTTAA